In Acanthopagrus latus isolate v.2019 chromosome 16, fAcaLat1.1, whole genome shotgun sequence, one DNA window encodes the following:
- the ap4s1 gene encoding AP-4 complex subunit sigma-1 isoform X1, producing the protein MIKFMLMVNRQGQTRLSRYYTPVELSRRAVLEADVVRCCLSRKKDQCSFVEYKDFKLVYRQYAALYIVVGVTDSENELSVYELVHNFVEVLDKYFSRSPSDHVQPGPSPHHPGRDDPERTHRGDEQEPRARTAHRSRQDGRQLRLTNPQEVMSQIEEATLAQQKSDGPC; encoded by the exons ATGATAAAGTTCATGCTCATGGTGAACCGGCAGGGTCAGACCAGACTGTCCAGGTATTACACACCTGTGGAGCTGAGCAGGAGAGCTGTGCTGGAGGCCGACGTGGTCCGCTGCTGCCTGAGCCGCAAGAAGGACCag TGTTCCTTCGTGGAGTATAAAGACTTCAAACTGGTCTATCGTCAGTATGCTGCTCTGTACATCGTGGTGGGAGTCACAGACAGCGAG AACGAGCTGTCCGTCTACGAGCTGGTTCATAactttgtggaggttttggaTAAATACTTCAGCCGG TCGCCATCAGATCATGTTCAACCTGGACCGAGTCCACATCATCCTGGACGAGATGATCCAGAACGGACACATCGTGGAGACGAACAGGAGCCGCGTGCTCGCACCGCTCACCGCTCTCGACAAGATGGCCGACAGCTGAGGCTCACAAACCcgcaggaagtgatgtcacagattGAAGAAGCAACGTTGGCGCAACAGAAGTCAGATGGCCCGTGTTGA
- the ap4s1 gene encoding AP-4 complex subunit sigma-1 isoform X2 yields the protein MIKFMLMVNRQGQTRLSRYYTPVELSRRAVLEADVVRCCLSRKKDQCSFVEYKDFKLVYRQYAALYIVVGVTDSENELSVYELVHNFVEVLDKYFSRVSELDIMFNLDRVHIILDEMIQNGHIVETNRSRVLAPLTALDKMADS from the exons ATGATAAAGTTCATGCTCATGGTGAACCGGCAGGGTCAGACCAGACTGTCCAGGTATTACACACCTGTGGAGCTGAGCAGGAGAGCTGTGCTGGAGGCCGACGTGGTCCGCTGCTGCCTGAGCCGCAAGAAGGACCag TGTTCCTTCGTGGAGTATAAAGACTTCAAACTGGTCTATCGTCAGTATGCTGCTCTGTACATCGTGGTGGGAGTCACAGACAGCGAG AACGAGCTGTCCGTCTACGAGCTGGTTCATAactttgtggaggttttggaTAAATACTTCAGCCGGGTG aGTGAACTGGAC ATCATGTTCAACCTGGACCGAGTCCACATCATCCTGGACGAGATGATCCAGAACGGACACATCGTGGAGACGAACAGGAGCCGCGTGCTCGCACCGCTCACCGCTCTCGACAAGATGGCCGACAGCTGA
- the ap4s1 gene encoding AP-4 complex subunit sigma-1 isoform X3, producing MIKFMLMVNRQGQTRLSRYYTPVELSRRAVLEADVVRCCLSRKKDQCSFVEYKDFKLVYRQYAALYIVVGVTDSENELSVYELVHNFVEVLDKYFSRIMFNLDRVHIILDEMIQNGHIVETNRSRVLAPLTALDKMADS from the exons ATGATAAAGTTCATGCTCATGGTGAACCGGCAGGGTCAGACCAGACTGTCCAGGTATTACACACCTGTGGAGCTGAGCAGGAGAGCTGTGCTGGAGGCCGACGTGGTCCGCTGCTGCCTGAGCCGCAAGAAGGACCag TGTTCCTTCGTGGAGTATAAAGACTTCAAACTGGTCTATCGTCAGTATGCTGCTCTGTACATCGTGGTGGGAGTCACAGACAGCGAG AACGAGCTGTCCGTCTACGAGCTGGTTCATAactttgtggaggttttggaTAAATACTTCAGCCGG ATCATGTTCAACCTGGACCGAGTCCACATCATCCTGGACGAGATGATCCAGAACGGACACATCGTGGAGACGAACAGGAGCCGCGTGCTCGCACCGCTCACCGCTCTCGACAAGATGGCCGACAGCTGA